A region of Hevea brasiliensis isolate MT/VB/25A 57/8 unplaced genomic scaffold, ASM3005281v1 Scaf263, whole genome shotgun sequence DNA encodes the following proteins:
- the LOC131176879 gene encoding 30S ribosomal protein S7, chloroplastic, which translates to MSRRGTAEEKTAKSDPIYRNRLVNMLVNRILKHGKKSLAYQIIYRAMKKIQQKTETNPLSVLRQAIRGVTPDIAVKARRVGGSTQQVPIEIGSTQGKALAIRWLLGASRKRPGRNMAFKLSSELVDAAKGSGDAIRKKEETHRMAEANRAFAHFR; encoded by the coding sequence ATGTCACGTCGAGGTACTGCAGAAGAAAAAACTGCAAAATCCGATCCAATTTATCGTAATCGATTAGTTAACATGTTGGTTAACCGTATTCTGAAACACGGAAAAAAATCATTGGCTTATCAAATTATCTATCGAGCCATGAAAAAGATTCAACAAAAGACAGAAACAAATCCACTATCTGTTTTACGTCAAGCAATACGTGGAGTAACTCCCGATATAGCAGTAAAAGCAAGACGTGTAGGCGGATCGACTCAGCAAGTTCCCATTGAAATAGGATCCACACAAGGAAAAGCACTTGCCATTCGTTGGTTATTAGGGGCATCCCGAAAACGTCCGGGTCGAAATATGGCTTTCAAATTAAGTTCCGAATTAGTGGATGCTGCCAAAGGGAGTGGTGATGCCATACGCAAAAAGGAAGAGACTCATAGAATGGCAGAGGCAAATAGAGCTTTTGCACATTTTCGTTAA